The following DNA comes from Aerosakkonema funiforme FACHB-1375.
CACAATCGTTCTTGGAATTGTGGCGCAGAAGGGGATACCGATGACCCGGAAATATTGGCGTTGCGGGAACGACAAAAGCGCAATTTCTTGGTGACGCTGTTCCTCTCCCAAGGCGTACCGATGCTGCTTTACGGCGACGAAATGGAACGCACCCAAAAGGGTAACAACAATGCCTATTGTCAAGATAATGAAATTTCTTGGATAAATTGGGAATTTCCAAAACTAAAAGCCGATTTGTTAAATTTCGTTCGGCAGTTGATCTTTTTCCGCCGCAAGCATCCGGTATTCCAGCGACGCAAGTGGTTTCAAGGCAGACCCATCCACGGTAGGACTATCAGCGATATTGTCTGGTTCAATCCCGATGGTAGCGAGATGAGTGACGAACAGTGGAATGATGGTTTTGCTAAGTCAATTGGTGTTTTTTTGAACGGTGAGGAAATTCCCAGAGTTGGGCCGCAAGGTCAGCGCATCATGGATGAAAGCTTTCTGTTGTTCTTTAATGCCTACTGGGAAACGATCGAATTTCAGTTACCGGAGGGGATAGAAAACAGAGAGTGGCAAGTTGTCATCGATACTAAGGAGTCTGATTTTATCGAAGACGGCCCTATTTTCACAGATGGTAAAGCTGTACCTGTGACGGGGCGATCGATCGTGCTGTTGCGGCGTCTACCCTATTAGGGGTTAGGGAAGAGCGGGGGAGCGGGGGAGCGGGGGAGTGGAAGAATTAATATTTTCCCTTTTTCCTCTCCCTCTTCCCTCTTCCCTCTTCCCTCTTCCCTCTTCCCTCTTCCCTAACCCCTAACCCCTAACCCCTAGCCCCTAAGTATACTATGCTTCCAGAACTTGGCGGATGCGGCGTTCTAGACGATCGATATCCAAACTCCCTTCGTCGCGGGTAATGCGGCGCACAGTTGGGTTGACGTTAGCCAAATCTACTAATAAATCTTGGAGGATTTCTTGCTGCTGGCGAGATTGGGTAACCTCATGCGGTTCTTGTACCAAGTCCCGCACAATACTGTCTTCCGCACGCGAGGCAACTAAGGGGTCGCTTTCTCCTTCCACATGAACAAATGTGCGTCGTCCTGGGCCGCGTTCTTCTTCAATCGGCACGATCGCTGTCACTCGATCCGATCGCACATATTTGCCATATCCTAAATGTACTAAAACTGATGATTGTAGTTTCATTTTATTGAGCAATTCTCTAGTGACTTACCTCTATTTTAACGCCTGTAAAAATGGCTGTGCAGCTATACAATGAGCGGATTTTACCCTACTTTTAGATGGGGTTTCCTGTTGTCAGTTTCCGCACCAAACCTCCCACTTCATCAGTGTTATAAATACTGCGTTTTTGTCTGCTTTGTACGGTTACTTGCCAGCCACTTACCATCAACGGATCGCAAGGGTGGGGAAAAGTCGGACGTTCGCAACCATAAGCCCAATTCGTTCTTTCTGCCTTCACAATGCGGAGTGCGGAAACGGGCAATCTCCACTCTTGAGCAGCTGCTTTTAAAACAGCATTGGCAACTTGTGAAGGTAAATTGGCATCGCTGATATTGCTGGCTTTTTCATTCAACCGAATTTGGGAACCGTTACCGTTAGAATGATATACCAAACGCTGTCTTCCTCCTGCTACTGTCACCTCCCAAGCAAATATTCCTATTTCCGGGCAAGCTTCCCCCGGACGGGGCAAATTCAAACAGCCGTCAGTCATAATTTGTTTGGAACTAACAATGCGTAGCTGCGAAATTTGCAACCCCGTGCGTTGGGATGCCGATCGCAAAACGGCATTGACCACAGAGTTAGGCAATCTGTTGCGGTTCGACTCTCTTTGTTTGCCGATCGCACTGGTGTTTTCTGGAAGGGTGGCAGATTCAGCAACATCTCGATCGAAAATCGCAAAAATACCACTAACTGATAAAATTACACCCAAAATAAAAGCAGTAAAATTCCGGTCGATTGCAGTTCTTTTTTGAAAGATGAAGTGCATAAATATAGCTAGGGCGTCGGGGTTAGGGGTTAGGGGTTAGGGTCTAGGGGAAGAAATGCCTATCATCAAAGGTTTAGATTATTTAATCGTAGGGTGGGGGACGGCACGGGCGATAACTTCAGCATCAAAACCAATAATTAAATTACCTTGCCGTCAGCCACCATCCCAAAATCTCTAAGAAATACGAACATTCTTCAACATCAAACCGAAAGAGCTAACCAATAGTGGCGACGGCAGCTAAAGAGTGTAGGTTCCGCCTTACAAAAAGTTTAGACGATCGCTTTGCAGGAGCGATCGTCTAGCTTTGAAAAAACACCTATTGAAACAAATCTCGGCTCAATCCCCTTAAGGTTTGAGTACAATTTTGATGCAGTTGTCCTGTTTGTGCTTGAAAATTTCGTAGCCGTGCGGTGCTTGGTCTAGCGGTAGACGATGGGTAATCACAAAAGATGGGTCGATCTTACCACTTTGGATGAGATCGAGTAACGGACGCAAATACCGATGAACGTGGGTTTGTCCCATTTTAAAGGTCAAGCCTTTGTTCATCGCAGCACCCATCGGCACTTTGTCGATAAAGCCGCCATAAACGCCGGGAATTGATACAGTACCACCTTTGCGGCAGGCGACGATCGCTTGTCTGAGAACGTGAGGGCGATCGGTCTCCAATCGCACGGCTTGTTTGGCTTTATCGTACAATCCTTCTAGCCCCAAACCGTGAGCTTCCATTCCCACTGCATCCATCACTGCATCGGGACCGCGACCGCCCGTCATTTCTTTGAGGGCTTCACCAACATCGATTTCCTCAAAGTTGAGAACTTCTGCCCCGCTGTTTTTCGCCATTTGCAAACGTTCGGGAACGCGATCGATCGCAATGACTCGTTCGGCACCCAGCACATAAGCGCTTCTAATGGCGAATTGGCCTACTGGCCCACAGCCCCAGATGGCGACAGTATCACCGGGCTGAATATTGCAGTTTTCTGCTGCCATATATCCGGTAGGGAAGATATCAGTCAGAAACACGACTTGTTCGTCTGTCAATCCATCCGGAATCTTGAACAATCCCACATCGGCAAAGGGAACGCGAGCGTATTCCGCTTGACCTCCCGCGTAGCCGCCCAACATATGGGAGTAGCCGAAAATACCGGATGGGGAATAACCCATGATTTTTTCCGCTATCCAGGCGTTGGGGTTGGTGTTATCGCACAGAGAC
Coding sequences within:
- a CDS encoding zinc-dependent alcohol dehydrogenase; translated protein: MKAVCWQGNNKVGVETVPDPKIINPRDAIVKITTTAICGSDLHLYDGYIPTMEQGDILGHEFMGEVVELGSEVKNVKIGDRVVVPFPIACGGCFFCQRQLTSLCDNTNPNAWIAEKIMGYSPSGIFGYSHMLGGYAGGQAEYARVPFADVGLFKIPDGLTDEQVVFLTDIFPTGYMAAENCNIQPGDTVAIWGCGPVGQFAIRSAYVLGAERVIAIDRVPERLQMAKNSGAEVLNFEEIDVGEALKEMTGGRGPDAVMDAVGMEAHGLGLEGLYDKAKQAVRLETDRPHVLRQAIVACRKGGTVSIPGVYGGFIDKVPMGAAMNKGLTFKMGQTHVHRYLRPLLDLIQSGKIDPSFVITHRLPLDQAPHGYEIFKHKQDNCIKIVLKP